The following proteins come from a genomic window of Streptomyces liliiviolaceus:
- a CDS encoding SDR family oxidoreductase: MIVVTGATGNVGRPLTQALAKAGEQVTAVSRHAAAVPDGVRYVSADLADPQGLSPALDGAKALFLLLSGDLHAPEARPGDIIDLAAASGVRRVVLLSSQGVATRPLGPSRIAMRAVENTLRESGLDWAVLRPGGFASNALAWAESVRTQGTVAAPFGDVGVPVVDPADIAEVAAACLLDDRHAGGIFELTGPEVITPRQQAQVIAAALDSPVRFHELTREEAKAAMTQFVPPELADDTLDIISAPNPDELRISSDVERVLGRAPRPFDNWVARNIAAFR, encoded by the coding sequence ATGATCGTGGTGACCGGGGCTACCGGGAATGTGGGCCGGCCTTTGACGCAGGCCCTGGCCAAGGCGGGCGAGCAGGTGACGGCGGTGTCTCGGCACGCGGCGGCAGTGCCGGACGGGGTCCGGTATGTGTCGGCTGACTTGGCCGATCCGCAGGGACTCAGCCCTGCTTTGGACGGGGCGAAGGCGCTGTTCCTCCTGCTGTCCGGCGACCTGCACGCCCCCGAAGCCAGGCCGGGCGACATCATCGACCTGGCTGCTGCCAGCGGGGTCCGCCGAGTCGTCCTGCTGTCTTCGCAGGGCGTGGCGACCAGGCCCCTCGGCCCGTCGCGGATCGCGATGCGCGCGGTGGAGAACACGTTGAGAGAGTCCGGTCTGGACTGGGCCGTCCTGCGGCCGGGAGGCTTCGCTTCCAACGCCTTGGCGTGGGCGGAATCCGTCCGCACGCAAGGGACGGTCGCCGCGCCCTTCGGCGATGTCGGGGTTCCGGTCGTCGACCCGGCGGACATCGCCGAGGTCGCGGCGGCCTGCCTGCTGGACGACCGGCACGCCGGCGGAATCTTCGAGCTGACCGGGCCCGAGGTGATCACGCCCCGTCAGCAGGCGCAGGTCATCGCCGCCGCGCTCGACTCGCCGGTGCGATTCCACGAACTCACCCGAGAGGAGGCCAAAGCCGCGATGACACAATTCGTGCCGCCGGAGCTCGCCGACGACACCCTGGACATCATCTCCGCCCCGAACCCCGACGAACTGCGGATCAGCTCGGACGTGGAACGAGTCCTCGGTCGCGCTCCGCGTCCCTTCGACAACTGGGTCGCCCGTAACATCGCCGCCTTTCGCTGA
- a CDS encoding winged helix-turn-helix transcriptional regulator: MREGAQRMETEADTRYEVFHTDCPARDVVDHVTSRWGIWVLISLRSNDLRFYELRDSIQGISEKMLAQTLRALVQDDLVWRQVEPTTPPQVTYGLTEFGQDVGTPLTDLFDRITQRLAASGVSATEGPSTTGQTKQLTIPGPQQPHHLDDEH; encoded by the coding sequence ATGAGGGAAGGCGCGCAGCGTATGGAGACCGAAGCAGATACTCGGTATGAGGTGTTTCACACCGACTGCCCCGCGCGCGACGTGGTCGACCACGTGACCAGCAGGTGGGGTATCTGGGTGCTGATCTCCTTGCGGAGCAACGACCTTCGGTTCTACGAGCTGCGCGACAGCATCCAGGGCATCAGCGAGAAGATGCTCGCTCAGACACTGCGCGCACTCGTACAGGACGACCTGGTCTGGCGGCAGGTCGAGCCGACCACGCCGCCTCAAGTCACCTACGGTCTGACCGAGTTCGGCCAGGACGTCGGCACGCCGCTGACGGACCTGTTCGACCGGATCACACAGCGGCTGGCAGCCAGCGGGGTGTCCGCCACGGAGGGGCCGAGCACAACAGGTCAGACGAAGCAGCTGACCATCCCCGGACCTCAACAGCCTCATCATCTCGACGACGAACACTGA
- a CDS encoding DinB family protein: MTANLSDTTPGSELKALLRVLDGQRRHVLGILDGLDAKDLRRPVLPSGWHCLGLVQHLALDVERFWFRAVVAGDEEVIHGLTSGDEAWKVAPEVPAIDVLDRYRREAELADAVITAAASADVALAWWPHDLFGEPHLHTLRDVLLHVITETACHAGHLDAARELIDGRRWLVLT, from the coding sequence ATGACGGCAAATTTGAGCGATACCACTCCAGGTAGTGAGCTGAAGGCGCTTCTTCGGGTCCTGGACGGACAGCGACGCCACGTTCTCGGGATCCTTGACGGGCTCGACGCGAAGGATCTTCGACGGCCCGTGCTGCCTTCCGGATGGCACTGCCTGGGGCTGGTCCAGCATCTGGCGCTCGATGTGGAGCGGTTCTGGTTCCGCGCTGTCGTCGCCGGGGACGAGGAGGTCATCCATGGCCTGACGAGCGGTGACGAAGCGTGGAAGGTGGCCCCGGAAGTGCCGGCCATCGACGTACTCGACCGATATCGGCGGGAGGCAGAACTCGCCGATGCCGTCATCACCGCCGCCGCCTCTGCCGACGTCGCACTGGCCTGGTGGCCCCACGATCTGTTCGGCGAACCGCACCTGCACACGCTGCGCGACGTCCTGCTGCATGTCATCACCGAGACTGCGTGCCATGCGGGCCACCTCGACGCAGCCCGAGAGCTGATCGACGGCCGCCGATGGCTGGTCCTGACCTGA
- a CDS encoding TetR/AcrR family transcriptional regulator codes for MSTAQRLVAAAAELLDEGGQAAVTLRAVGSATEVSHNAPYKHFTSRDDLLAAVAAADFTAIAESWRTIGESSLDPVERLLDALDVVIRFSVDHPARYRLLFGTPDVAAQGGTLGEAAETALQVFSNIVVDCQKTGALPASSSNNLGIIIFATAHGLIDADASGRLRSRSGWTDVRAGLRFLIGLLQDQPPGHTSPPTTLSDTSTQETREV; via the coding sequence ATGAGTACCGCGCAACGCCTGGTGGCGGCAGCTGCGGAACTTCTCGACGAGGGCGGGCAGGCGGCTGTGACGCTGCGCGCGGTCGGCTCCGCGACTGAGGTCTCGCACAACGCGCCCTATAAACACTTCACGAGCCGCGACGACCTGCTCGCCGCTGTCGCCGCGGCCGACTTCACCGCGATCGCCGAGTCCTGGAGAACGATCGGAGAATCGTCCCTGGACCCGGTGGAGCGCCTGCTCGACGCGCTTGATGTCGTCATCCGGTTCAGCGTGGACCATCCAGCGCGCTACCGGCTGCTCTTCGGCACGCCCGACGTCGCCGCGCAGGGCGGAACCCTGGGTGAGGCCGCCGAGACGGCGCTGCAGGTGTTCTCCAACATCGTTGTCGACTGCCAGAAGACCGGCGCCCTTCCAGCGTCCTCCAGTAACAACCTCGGGATCATCATTTTCGCGACGGCCCACGGCCTGATCGATGCCGATGCGAGCGGCCGACTGCGATCCCGGTCCGGCTGGACCGATGTCCGGGCAGGACTGCGGTTCCTGATCGGTCTCCTCCAAGATCAGCCGCCCGGACACACATCACCCCCCACCACCCTGTCGGACACCTCCACCCAGGAGACACGAGAGGTATGA
- a CDS encoding DUF1963 domain-containing protein — MTSPMVEQLVVRTAEMHSVPEPVAQEMLTGSRPCLHLIPFQDLTPQQKETRPAARTGGLPALPDGIDWPDGREPLVLTVDCAALPEGVLDIELPSDGSLLFFADIEYEPESSVVLHVPAGARTGERTAPHELIEGEPWQPKVYEPGVLYPIPGLTLAPDWRDAPATSAFRDGDADRDDALDRFVDAARQAAAGGAAHGVSVQLGGFSRPWQSAPDEGDLVLLAQIHGQAIDLDVYTQTLIVGTRENISRRRYASLEFEQQV, encoded by the coding sequence ATGACTTCTCCGATGGTGGAACAGCTCGTCGTCCGCACGGCCGAAATGCACAGCGTCCCCGAACCGGTCGCGCAGGAGATGCTGACCGGCTCCCGACCGTGCCTCCACCTGATCCCCTTTCAGGATCTGACCCCTCAGCAGAAAGAGACCCGTCCCGCCGCACGTACGGGAGGCCTCCCCGCGCTGCCGGACGGCATCGACTGGCCCGACGGACGCGAACCTCTTGTGCTGACCGTCGACTGTGCGGCGCTCCCTGAGGGAGTCCTGGACATCGAACTGCCTTCTGATGGAAGCCTCTTGTTCTTCGCTGACATCGAGTACGAGCCGGAGTCGTCGGTGGTGCTTCACGTTCCCGCTGGTGCGCGAACCGGGGAGCGCACGGCGCCGCACGAACTCATCGAAGGGGAGCCCTGGCAGCCCAAGGTCTACGAACCAGGAGTCCTGTACCCGATCCCGGGACTGACCCTCGCGCCCGATTGGCGCGACGCCCCCGCGACCAGTGCGTTCCGGGACGGCGATGCCGACCGGGACGACGCCCTGGACCGCTTCGTGGACGCTGCACGGCAGGCGGCAGCGGGCGGCGCTGCGCACGGGGTCTCCGTCCAACTGGGTGGTTTCTCCCGCCCTTGGCAGTCGGCACCGGACGAGGGCGACCTGGTGCTCCTGGCGCAGATACACGGCCAGGCGATCGACCTCGACGTCTATACCCAGACCCTGATCGTCGGCACCCGCGAGAACATCTCCAGGCGCCGGTACGCAAGCCTGGAGTTCGAGCAGCAGGTCTGA
- a CDS encoding SDR family NAD(P)-dependent oxidoreductase codes for MSTILITGGHSGIGLAAARELAAKGTDLVLAGRSTQRMQPVKDDLTAKYGVSVTLLALDTSSLASVRGAAAEVAKLCETGEVGSLAALVCNAGGRFDGEVTYSPEGYETTFATNYLGNFLLVDLLLPYLGEAARVVFTASGTHDRDSMDGRLVGAAVEPDAALLANDGKGGRKALSAGKRYATSKLCTIMYAYELDRRLRSAGSTVVSIAYDPGSVPTTGFLRGMPKAVQWFAATSVFSWLTKRIGGVVSDVEFSGASLAELACSPEYGDRSGEYFQANDGTLSSVRSAHLTYDRRRAKRLWEDSERLVVRTADDDETARVR; via the coding sequence ATGTCCACGATCCTCATTACGGGCGGACACTCAGGCATCGGTCTGGCTGCGGCCCGTGAGCTCGCAGCCAAGGGAACTGACCTCGTGCTGGCCGGACGCAGCACGCAGCGAATGCAGCCGGTCAAGGATGACCTCACGGCGAAGTACGGGGTATCGGTGACCTTGCTGGCGCTCGACACCTCGTCGCTGGCGTCGGTTCGCGGTGCCGCTGCCGAGGTGGCCAAGCTCTGCGAGACAGGAGAGGTCGGCTCGCTCGCCGCGCTCGTCTGCAACGCCGGGGGCCGTTTCGACGGCGAGGTCACCTACAGTCCCGAGGGCTACGAGACCACGTTCGCCACGAACTACCTCGGGAACTTCCTGCTCGTCGATCTACTGCTGCCGTATCTGGGAGAGGCGGCCCGGGTCGTGTTCACCGCCAGTGGCACACACGATCGAGACTCGATGGACGGCAGGTTGGTGGGTGCCGCGGTCGAGCCGGACGCCGCTCTGCTGGCCAATGACGGCAAGGGCGGCCGCAAGGCGCTCAGCGCCGGTAAGCGCTATGCCACCTCGAAGCTGTGCACGATCATGTACGCCTACGAGCTGGACCGCCGTCTCCGCAGTGCCGGGAGCACAGTGGTCTCGATCGCCTACGACCCGGGTTCCGTGCCGACCACCGGGTTCCTGCGCGGCATGCCCAAGGCCGTCCAGTGGTTCGCCGCCACCTCGGTGTTCTCGTGGCTGACCAAGCGCATCGGTGGTGTCGTCTCCGACGTCGAGTTCTCCGGCGCGTCGCTGGCCGAGCTCGCATGCTCTCCGGAGTACGGGGACCGCTCCGGTGAGTACTTCCAGGCCAACGACGGGACCTTGTCCTCCGTCCGCTCCGCCCATCTGACCTACGACAGGCGGCGAGCGAAGAGGCTGTGGGAGGACTCGGAGCGGCTCGTCGTACGGACGGCGGACGACGACGAAACCGCCCGAGTCCGATGA
- a CDS encoding SDR family NAD(P)-dependent oxidoreductase: MRRSHRAGRFPHDLGARRQASFPYLFEEHAMEFEGKRILITGAGSRGGIGAATAHAFARGGASVVITGRNAERGAEVVDDITAGGGKARFVLADLSDLADVERLAKEAGEIDVLVNNAASYRASIKPTLDQDSAANAESWDTNVRANFVLSTRLVPGMIERGGGNIVNISSIAAAIAMPHMATYGAQKAAVESFTRSWAAEWGRHGIRVNAVAPGNVNSDNVVEFIGADQFTSWSEVNPLKRNATPEELAEVIAFVASERASFVTGQVIVADGGRLAV; encoded by the coding sequence ATGCGGCGCAGCCACAGGGCAGGAAGATTTCCGCACGATCTCGGCGCGCGCCGTCAGGCATCTTTTCCTTATCTTTTCGAGGAGCACGCAATGGAATTCGAGGGCAAGAGGATTCTGATTACGGGTGCGGGGTCGCGGGGAGGAATCGGCGCCGCGACGGCGCACGCGTTCGCACGCGGCGGAGCGTCGGTGGTGATCACCGGCCGCAACGCGGAGCGCGGGGCCGAGGTGGTCGACGACATCACCGCCGGCGGCGGAAAGGCCCGGTTCGTTCTCGCTGATCTGAGTGATCTCGCCGACGTCGAGCGGTTGGCCAAGGAGGCAGGTGAGATCGACGTGCTGGTCAACAACGCGGCCAGCTACCGGGCCAGCATCAAGCCGACCCTCGACCAGGACAGCGCAGCGAACGCGGAGTCATGGGACACCAACGTGCGCGCCAACTTCGTCCTCAGCACACGACTCGTACCGGGGATGATCGAGCGGGGCGGCGGCAACATCGTCAACATCAGCAGTATCGCCGCCGCTATCGCCATGCCGCATATGGCGACGTATGGAGCGCAGAAAGCGGCCGTCGAATCGTTCACCCGCAGTTGGGCCGCGGAGTGGGGCCGACACGGCATACGCGTGAACGCGGTGGCTCCCGGCAACGTGAACAGCGACAACGTGGTGGAATTCATCGGCGCCGACCAGTTCACGTCCTGGTCCGAGGTCAACCCGCTCAAGCGCAACGCCACGCCCGAGGAACTCGCCGAGGTCATCGCGTTCGTGGCGAGCGAGCGCGCGAGCTTCGTCACCGGCCAGGTGATCGTGGCCGACGGCGGCCGCCTCGCCGTCTGA
- a CDS encoding aldo/keto reductase, whose amino-acid sequence MITRTTLGSPGLTVSAMGLGCMGMSESYGAADWDGGLATIDRALELGITFLDTADAYGTGHNEVLVGRAVHGRRDQVQLATKFGIDRSAGDRARRIRGARDYVLRSCDASLLRLGVEVIDLYYAHRPPQDVEIEETVGAMAELVEAGKVRHLGLSEVDGELLRRAHAVHPIAAVQSEYSLWTRDVEAVTPVMADLGVGLVPYSPLGRGFLTGTLDRSALGEKDFRRTNPRFAGEAGEANEKIARTVREVADRLGATPAQVALAWVYAQAERIGVAVATIPGTRSPARLEQNAAALDLTLDAEALAALDPLSDQVTGERYTPAHTAEVARG is encoded by the coding sequence ATGATCACCCGAACCACGCTCGGCTCGCCCGGTCTCACCGTCAGCGCGATGGGCCTGGGGTGCATGGGGATGAGCGAGAGCTATGGCGCCGCTGACTGGGATGGCGGCCTGGCCACCATCGACCGGGCCCTGGAGTTGGGCATCACGTTCCTGGACACTGCCGACGCCTACGGCACCGGGCACAACGAGGTGCTGGTGGGCCGCGCCGTCCACGGCCGCCGGGACCAGGTGCAGTTGGCCACCAAGTTCGGCATCGACCGCAGCGCCGGCGACCGGGCACGCCGCATCCGCGGTGCCCGGGACTACGTGCTGCGCTCCTGCGACGCCTCGCTGCTGCGGTTGGGCGTCGAGGTGATCGACCTGTACTACGCCCACCGCCCGCCCCAGGACGTGGAGATCGAGGAGACCGTCGGGGCGATGGCCGAGCTCGTCGAGGCGGGCAAGGTCCGCCATCTGGGCCTGTCCGAGGTCGACGGCGAACTGCTGCGCCGGGCGCACGCGGTCCACCCGATCGCAGCGGTGCAGAGCGAGTACTCGCTGTGGACCCGCGACGTCGAGGCGGTCACCCCGGTGATGGCCGATCTGGGGGTCGGGCTGGTGCCGTACTCGCCGCTGGGGCGGGGGTTCCTGACCGGCACCCTGGACCGCTCCGCACTGGGCGAGAAGGACTTCCGGCGCACCAACCCCCGCTTCGCCGGCGAAGCGGGCGAGGCCAACGAGAAGATCGCGCGGACCGTGCGCGAGGTGGCCGACCGGCTGGGTGCCACTCCGGCGCAGGTGGCGCTGGCCTGGGTGTACGCCCAGGCCGAGCGGATCGGGGTGGCGGTGGCAACCATTCCGGGCACCCGCAGCCCGGCCCGGCTGGAGCAGAACGCGGCCGCACTGGATCTCACCCTGGATGCCGAGGCGCTGGCCGCGCTGGACCCGCTGAGCGACCAGGTGACGGGCGAGCGCTACACCCCCGCGCACACCGCTGAAGTCGCTCGGGGCTAG
- a CDS encoding SGNH/GDSL hydrolase family protein, producing the protein MARFRTRLALLGSAAAFAAGALAPAQLVGAQPAAAADYDWVALGDSYTAGVIPAAGDIFEIPRDGCERTDRSYPQVIDRDLGSFFELTNVSCGAATIEDVTFNAQQPIGRSMPGQPDPDAPFPPVPPQSDAVKSGTDVITVGVGGNTLGFGEILFKCLQLGEGSGGVGTPCKDELAADIPARLTKVSTDYDQMLAKLHEKGPHAKILAVGYPTVIPEDTSKCRYNDIHQFFSITPGDLDWLRQDVLEPLNKVIEKSAGTQDSATFVDLYNSSAQHSVCDAGEWVEGILDSDNRPALVHPNAKGHLNAADHVTSAMLNAIAP; encoded by the coding sequence GTGGCAAGGTTCCGTACGCGTTTGGCCCTGCTCGGCTCGGCTGCGGCTTTCGCCGCCGGCGCGCTCGCTCCCGCACAGCTCGTCGGGGCGCAGCCCGCCGCCGCGGCGGACTACGACTGGGTCGCCCTGGGCGACTCCTACACCGCCGGGGTCATTCCGGCTGCGGGAGACATCTTCGAGATTCCCCGCGACGGCTGCGAGCGCACCGACCGGTCCTATCCGCAGGTCATCGACCGGGACCTCGGCTCGTTCTTCGAGCTGACCAACGTCAGCTGCGGCGCCGCCACGATCGAGGACGTCACCTTCAACGCGCAGCAGCCGATCGGCCGGAGCATGCCGGGCCAGCCCGACCCGGATGCTCCCTTCCCGCCGGTGCCTCCCCAGTCCGACGCGGTCAAGTCCGGCACCGACGTGATCACCGTCGGCGTGGGCGGCAACACCCTCGGGTTCGGCGAGATCCTCTTCAAGTGTCTGCAACTGGGTGAAGGCAGCGGTGGCGTCGGCACGCCGTGCAAGGACGAACTGGCCGCCGACATCCCCGCCAGGCTGACCAAGGTGAGCACCGACTACGACCAGATGCTCGCCAAGCTCCACGAGAAGGGCCCCCACGCCAAGATCCTGGCCGTCGGCTACCCCACGGTCATCCCCGAAGACACCTCCAAGTGCCGGTACAACGACATCCACCAGTTCTTCTCGATCACCCCCGGCGACCTGGACTGGCTCCGCCAGGACGTCCTGGAGCCCCTCAACAAGGTCATCGAGAAGTCGGCCGGCACCCAGGACTCCGCCACTTTCGTCGACCTCTACAACTCCTCCGCCCAGCACAGCGTCTGTGACGCCGGCGAGTGGGTCGAGGGCATCCTCGACAGCGACAACAGGCCTGCTCTCGTACACCCCAACGCCAAGGGCCACCTCAACGCCGCCGACCACGTCACCTCGGCGATGCTGAACGCCATCGCCCCGTAG
- a CDS encoding LysR family transcriptional regulator, with translation MNLRQYEYALAVAEEGSMTAAAERLGVTQPSLSQQIATLEKHLGVQLFTRTPSGVTVTVAGRAFLAEAEIATTASRRAITAARAAGGELTGELVMAVHMGLGARQLPQALGQLRNRHPKLQVTLYEEPDPAEMERLVRQGSLDMILVHHFPPGCTFDAHPLGEENYVAVLPKGHPLRPAGAALRLEDLASEGWIRFRRASLLDDYLARLLTNTGLSPHTVARASQISTAVRLVAQGLGVTVVPASAIPEGFEELACPLQPTLTEPVLVGVRRNPGAAETAMLDHLNQQNWCGTSLLHQPATD, from the coding sequence ATGAACCTGCGCCAATACGAGTACGCCCTGGCCGTCGCCGAAGAGGGCTCCATGACGGCGGCAGCAGAACGTCTGGGCGTCACCCAGCCCTCCCTGTCGCAGCAGATCGCCACCCTGGAGAAGCACCTCGGGGTGCAACTGTTCACCCGCACCCCGAGCGGGGTGACGGTGACGGTTGCAGGGCGGGCCTTCCTCGCGGAGGCGGAGATCGCGACGACCGCATCCCGGCGTGCCATCACAGCCGCGCGCGCCGCAGGCGGTGAACTGACCGGCGAACTCGTCATGGCTGTCCACATGGGCCTGGGAGCACGCCAACTGCCCCAAGCACTGGGACAACTGCGCAACCGCCACCCGAAACTGCAGGTGACTCTCTACGAGGAACCCGATCCCGCGGAGATGGAACGACTGGTCCGCCAGGGAAGCCTCGACATGATCCTCGTGCACCACTTCCCTCCCGGGTGCACCTTCGACGCTCACCCTCTCGGCGAGGAAAACTACGTCGCCGTCCTACCCAAGGGGCACCCGCTTCGCCCGGCCGGCGCCGCCCTGCGTCTGGAAGACCTGGCATCCGAGGGATGGATCCGGTTTCGGCGCGCCAGCCTGCTCGACGACTACCTCGCCCGCCTGCTCACGAACACGGGCCTCAGCCCGCACACCGTGGCCCGAGCGTCACAGATCTCCACCGCGGTACGGCTCGTGGCACAGGGCCTGGGCGTCACCGTAGTCCCGGCTTCGGCCATCCCCGAGGGCTTCGAAGAACTGGCCTGCCCGCTACAGCCCACCCTGACCGAACCCGTCCTCGTCGGCGTACGGCGCAATCCGGGCGCGGCAGAAACGGCCATGCTCGACCATCTCAACCAGCAGAACTGGTGCGGCACAAGCCTCCTCCACCAGCCCGCAACGGACTGA
- a CDS encoding SDR family oxidoreductase: protein MDLSNRTVLIVGGTSGIGRELARRFAAAGSTVAVGGRSPEALSKLAGEGFGTFDIDVTDSTSVASARDAVLARYPELDTVVTMSGVMLPEDLRHPAHFEVAETTIDTNLLGTIRVIDAFTPHLVQRGTGTFITVTSGIAFLPFPPMPSYAASKAAVHAYSEALRAQLDGTGVGVVELVPPAVATASQEMVNPHALPLDDFATEVMHLLSENPTPHEILVKGVLMHRWAERDGTYDDLVAQRSQALAMLPGREG from the coding sequence GTGGATCTCTCCAACCGCACCGTGCTCATCGTCGGCGGAACCTCAGGCATCGGGCGAGAACTGGCCCGGCGGTTCGCTGCGGCAGGCAGCACCGTGGCCGTTGGCGGCCGCAGTCCAGAGGCACTCTCGAAACTCGCCGGGGAAGGTTTCGGCACGTTCGATATCGACGTCACGGACAGTACCTCCGTCGCGTCCGCTCGTGATGCCGTGCTCGCCCGCTACCCCGAGCTGGACACCGTAGTGACCATGTCGGGGGTCATGCTCCCGGAGGACCTTCGCCACCCGGCGCACTTCGAGGTGGCAGAGACGACGATCGACACCAACCTGCTCGGCACCATCCGAGTCATCGACGCCTTCACCCCCCACCTGGTCCAGCGGGGCACCGGCACCTTCATCACCGTCACCTCCGGAATCGCCTTCCTGCCGTTCCCGCCCATGCCCAGTTACGCCGCCTCGAAGGCCGCAGTGCACGCCTACTCCGAGGCACTGCGCGCGCAGCTCGACGGCACCGGTGTCGGGGTCGTCGAGCTCGTTCCCCCGGCCGTCGCCACAGCAAGCCAGGAAATGGTCAACCCGCACGCGCTGCCGCTCGACGACTTCGCCACCGAGGTCATGCACCTGCTCTCGGAGAACCCCACCCCTCACGAAATCCTCGTGAAGGGCGTCCTCATGCACCGCTGGGCCGAACGCGACGGCACCTACGACGACCTCGTCGCACAGCGCTCCCAGGCCCTGGCCATGCTCCCCGGCCGCGAAGGCTGA
- a CDS encoding aminopeptidase P family protein — protein sequence MTTTEIPTFSIAERDRRYTLARSFMADEGLDALLVYGEHEDAGPAPVAYDTWFTNSRPGSLVILPQAGEPISLMPGPMFMMDHLEASRRGEKMWIPPHNLRGTRHSPTIIETLSELGLQKAVIGVVGLGAHLPWNPEGIIPHGQWSRVLDRFPEAEFRPIDLAFGQLIMPLGEEEIAVLRHSAQIGDAMVRAMVAIAAPGVPESHVYAAGMAEGYRNGSLPPSMHLWSGPDVIAAGIPSWGQRPEAPRILAEGDVIYAEVFSNFGGRHAQSQVTIAVGEVHEDFHRAGRVARAAYDAGLNALRPGRTFGDVVEAMHEPIDAADGWPFLIAVHSLNPGLSVGKGRGVFSTLPGTEGYPRVLDYPAFLAEMTLVPGMSFAFEPNYAYNRHLAHLGGTVLVGEDEPIELNPYSAQLLSAAGHGAAS from the coding sequence ATGACCACCACTGAGATACCGACCTTCTCCATCGCCGAGCGCGACCGCCGCTACACACTCGCGAGGTCCTTCATGGCCGACGAAGGGCTGGACGCGCTGCTGGTCTACGGCGAGCACGAGGACGCCGGCCCCGCGCCGGTCGCCTACGACACATGGTTCACCAACAGCCGACCGGGATCACTCGTCATCCTCCCGCAGGCCGGTGAGCCGATCTCGCTCATGCCAGGTCCGATGTTCATGATGGACCATCTCGAAGCCTCCCGGCGCGGCGAGAAGATGTGGATCCCGCCGCACAACCTGCGTGGCACCCGCCATTCCCCCACGATTATCGAGACGCTGTCCGAACTGGGCCTGCAAAAGGCTGTCATCGGGGTCGTCGGCCTCGGCGCGCACCTGCCGTGGAACCCGGAAGGGATCATCCCGCATGGTCAGTGGAGCCGGGTCCTCGACCGGTTCCCCGAGGCGGAGTTCCGGCCGATCGACCTCGCGTTCGGGCAGCTCATCATGCCTCTGGGCGAAGAGGAGATCGCCGTGCTCCGGCACTCCGCTCAGATCGGTGACGCCATGGTGCGGGCCATGGTCGCGATTGCGGCGCCCGGCGTCCCGGAGAGCCACGTCTATGCGGCGGGCATGGCCGAGGGCTACCGGAACGGCTCGCTGCCGCCGTCGATGCACCTGTGGTCCGGTCCGGATGTGATTGCCGCCGGGATTCCGTCATGGGGACAGCGGCCCGAGGCGCCGCGCATCCTGGCCGAGGGCGATGTCATCTACGCCGAGGTGTTCTCCAACTTCGGCGGGCGTCACGCCCAGAGCCAGGTCACCATCGCCGTCGGCGAGGTGCACGAGGACTTCCACCGCGCCGGCCGCGTCGCCCGCGCCGCCTACGACGCAGGGCTGAACGCCCTGCGCCCCGGCCGTACCTTCGGCGACGTCGTCGAGGCCATGCACGAGCCCATCGACGCTGCCGACGGCTGGCCCTTCCTCATCGCCGTCCACTCGCTCAACCCCGGCCTCTCGGTGGGCAAGGGCCGAGGGGTCTTCAGTACCCTCCCCGGCACCGAGGGATACCCGCGCGTCCTCGACTACCCCGCGTTCCTCGCCGAGATGACACTCGTACCGGGCATGAGCTTCGCCTTCGAGCCGAACTACGCGTACAACCGCCACCTCGCCCACCTCGGCGGCACCGTCCTCGTCGGTGAGGACGAACCCATCGAACTCAACCCCTACTCCGCCCAGCTCCTCTCCGCAGCGGGACACGGCGCTGCCTCATAG
- a CDS encoding HD domain-containing protein, which yields MILPTVDEVRALHERHAPSHEALDLVFTHCQIISDIAGQLGKRTDLTLDTDLVRVGALLHDIGVYRLYDQAGRLDHGNYIRHGVLGHEILRQEGFPERLCRFCSCHTGVGLTRHDVRTQGLAIPEADYLAETVEEQLVMYADKFHSKTTPPTFLTADACAAHLKPFGAAKVHAFDLLRARFGEPDLTSVTARYGHTQT from the coding sequence GTGATCCTGCCGACGGTTGACGAGGTACGCGCGCTCCACGAACGGCACGCGCCGTCGCACGAAGCCCTGGACCTCGTCTTCACTCACTGTCAGATCATCAGCGACATCGCCGGACAGCTCGGGAAACGGACAGACCTCACTCTCGACACCGATCTCGTCCGTGTCGGTGCGCTCCTCCACGACATCGGTGTCTACCGGCTCTACGACCAGGCCGGCCGACTCGATCACGGCAACTACATCCGCCATGGTGTCCTCGGCCACGAGATCCTCCGGCAGGAGGGATTCCCCGAGCGACTGTGCCGCTTCTGCTCCTGCCACACGGGAGTCGGCCTCACCCGGCACGACGTCCGCACACAGGGCCTTGCCATACCCGAGGCCGACTATCTGGCCGAGACGGTCGAGGAGCAACTGGTCATGTACGCCGACAAGTTCCACAGCAAGACGACTCCCCCCACCTTCCTCACCGCCGACGCCTGTGCCGCCCACCTGAAACCATTCGGTGCGGCCAAGGTCCATGCGTTCGACCTGCTGCGTGCCAGGTTCGGCGAGCCCGATCTGACTTCGGTCACAGCGCGGTACGGCCACACGCAGACCTGA